The genomic segment CTGACTTTTAGGCAGCATAATGTCGCGAACGCGCATTTTGGCAAAAAGCAGTACAGCTTCAATCATGCCAAGCGTGTCAGTGTCGATAAGTGCGCGCGCCTGAGCTTCGCGCAGGAGCTTTAAGAGCTCTTCCTGATTCTGGGGAGCTGCACTCAGAAAATGTTTAAGGCGCTCAAACAATGAATGGGTTTCCTCGTCCTCTCTCACGATGCCTGTCCTTCGTAAGGGTTTGCAAAACCAAAACGCGCGAGCAGACGAATTTCTTCTGCCTGCATGCGCGCGGTATCTGTCTCTTCAAGGTGATCATGTCCAAGCAGGTGCAGCACGCCGTGTATAACAATGTGCGCGCAGTGCGCGCGCAGGTCGCGCTGTTGTTCTTCGCTCTCATGTTTGAGCACTTCTGGCGCAATGACGATATCGCCAAGGAGCGTGCGCGTCAGGCGGATACCCTCTGGGAGATTCGCAGGAAACGCAAGTACATTGGTGGGTTTGTCCTGCTGGCGCCAGGTGCGGTTCAACGCATGTATCTCGCTGTTGTCCACAAAACGCAGTGTCAGCTCAAAGGGCGCTTCAGATGCCGGATTTTCAAGGGCTGCACGCACCCATTTACG from the Legionella geestiana genome contains:
- the ybeY gene encoding rRNA maturation RNase YbeY, whose amino-acid sequence is MNHRIALQHASQSPLPVKDHEIRKWVRAALENPASEAPFELTLRFVDNSEIHALNRTWRQQDKPTNVLAFPANLPEGIRLTRTLLGDIVIAPEVLKHESEEQQRDLRAHCAHIVIHGVLHLLGHDHLEETDTARMQAEEIRLLARFGFANPYEGQAS